Genomic DNA from Triticum dicoccoides isolate Atlit2015 ecotype Zavitan chromosome 4B, WEW_v2.0, whole genome shotgun sequence:
GATTAATGCACTTTTTCAAGTTGTGGGACTAAATTATCACATCTAAAACAAGTTCTAGGACGTCCGGTGCTATTACCTCTTagattagttgtggcaaagttgatCACAAACCAAACAGGCCCGAAATAGCCTAAATTTAGGCAATAATATGTACTAGAACCGACAGGATTTTACtatgatatatactccctccgttctcaaatataagtctttctagatattCCAACAAATGActatatacagagcaaaatgaataAATCTGCACTCTAAatcatgtctacatacatccatatgtcatattccatttgaaatgtctaaaaagacttatatttaggaacgtagGGAGTATTTTGCAGCCGGCACCGTTTGCAATACCCAGTTCGTCATCACACGTCAAAGGACAAGAAAACTCTGTTGTGATTAAATACAGATACAGATGCGGAAAGTGATATGACACTAGAGATAAAACGCCATATTAAATTGGCATTGCTATCAATGTATCTGATCAGCTGTCGGGTAGTCTCATGTTAAGTACTTCAGGCGGTGGCCTAAGAGTGCAAACCATTTCCCTGGTTTTCCCAAAATAGACCTGCAGTCAAGGCAATACATCGTCGTTTGAGATAGAAAAAGATCTCACCAGATAAAAAAAAAGATAAATATGTGATGAAGCTGATACCTGGTCCAGTGAATTTCTCAGCTTGCCCTCCATCTCTTCTATCATTTTCCCCATGTTAACCAGATGCCCATCTGCCACAGCGAGAGTCATGCTCATCTGAAAACACCAACACACAGACAGCTTAGCAATCAGTTTCTAATCAACGAAAATCAAATTCCTGCCTAGCTAGCTAAAACAGATAGCCTAGGCCATCCATCCAGCACAGTTAAGCCTCAATATCCCCAAACCAAAACCAGTGGCGCCATTTAGAACCTAGAATTGCTGATAGGCATACTAGTTTACTGCTAGATTGTAATGTTGACAGACAATTGATCTACTACAAGTACAGTTTATGTTGATGACAGAATCGAATCTATTCTGTTAATACACACATCAACAGTTGTGGAAAGCAGCGATGCAAGACATGCTTATATCTCACATAGCACCTTCCGTTGATATGAAGAGGGAGGAATGGGTAACCTGCCGCCTAATTGATCCGGACAAGTTGAAAGTTCCCGATTGCTTGTTATCTGTTGTCAATGACAGCATAACAGTGCTGTTCAAGCAGTAATGTGCTGCTCCTTCCTCTTCAGGACCAACCTATTGCAGTACATGGACATTCATTTGTCAAATCATGAGGTAACATAAGACAACAACAAAATAATTGACAACTTCATGGACAGTGTATCTTGAGCCACCTGGATAACATGAATAGCATCCCACGAACCTATTTGCATATAACCTCTTTTCCCTTGTCCATCTGGAACCACAAAATGAAATAATGATAATGAAAGACTGTGGTTAGCTAATAAGATGAGATCAAGCATTCGAACAGACCTTTCTTTATTAAGAAGCATCCAATGAAACTCTCGTCTTCATCCTCCCAAATGTACACAGATGAGATCCCACCTTCATAGTACCTAATTGCCAACAGAAGGTCGAATTACATGCTTTAGCTTTACCTTCACCTACTACATATATTTACACCTGTATACCAGATAGTGTAATCTTCTACTACAAGTGGAACATTCCGCCATGCTGCATGTGCTTAGTACATTACTGCATAAAAAGGTCAAGTAAATAAAATATGAATCTTACTGATCACGGTAGACAGAGAAAACCTCATTTGCCTCGACTTCAAGATTCCTCATCTCTTCTGAGGGAACTGTCCCATCTTCTAAAGGAGGCTCATATATGTTTGACCAAGGTGATCTGAAAGGCAACTCAATATCAACAAATGAGAAACAAATTTGAATTAAGAACAGGAATCACATCCACTAATTCAACTTTTTGCACTATTTTCTCGATGCATTTACTTATTAGATCATTTGGTTTGTTTGCAAGGCTAACGCTTGATAATTTACAGTCATTGCCAGTGGAACTGAACAAAGTTTCATTGGAATATACTGTCGCAATATATCAATGTAAGCAAGATTATATCAGGCAGTGCAACAAAAGAAGATAATTGTAGCAAATATACTGTActgatatactccctccggtcttttttagtccgcatataagttttgtccaaagtcaaagtatctctactttgaccaaacctatacaaaaaaatatcaacattcacaatgccaaatcaatatttttagattCATTATAAAATGTAGTTTCACAGTATATATATTttctattgtagatattgatatttcttagtataaatttggtcaaactttgcaaagtttcacTTGACAGAAAtctaatacgcggagtaaaaaggaccagagggagtatcaatgTAAGCAAGATTATATCAGGCAGTGCAACAAAAGAAGACAATTGTAGTGATGTACGGTGTGAAATACCAACCACCTAATCCTAGGTCCCTCCAAGGCATCCTTTCACTTTTTCCTTTCTCGTTTTGATTCATTTATCATGTATTCTTACACAATTCATCTGCACTAACATTATTTTCTTGCTCTCTTATGCAGCCAAATCACCAAAAATATCAGCTCTTCATTTTATTATCAACGCAGCATAGCTTCATTCATGGCCGTTGGATCTAGCGGTATAGTGCAGCCTTCTTCAGTATCTCCCAACCATTCCATTCTAGTCCTCATCCAACTGAACCTTTCACATTTCCGCTGCCTTCtcagcttctccttcttcctcttttatCTCAACCTAAATGATTAGAACCCATCTGTAGCCAAAAATCAACCCATACTCGTTGCTTTTCTCGCTAACTAATGCTCCAAACCACATGGATGAGCAATCACGTGTGTTTGTGCTTTGAATTCTCCCATTCACTCAAAATCTCCTAATCAATCTTCACCATGGGTCCCCCTTCCTCTGTTTCTACAGCAGCAACTGCTGCCTCCTCCACATTCTTTTGTTTCTATGGCTCCAGTACGAGAGAGACTCGTTCACCATGTTCCCCTCCACTGCAGCCACACAGCCATATGGACAGCATCATAAAGGCCAGCCTCTATTTCATGAACTTCTCTTCCTTTCTATATTTTTCCCATTTTCCCAATGTTTGTTTCCTTCCCTTCTATGTCTGTATCTCACAGAATCTCAGTTTGCTTTACTTTTAGTGGCGACACATTACTGCAACCTACAGATGGGCCAAGGGTGAAAGACTGTGCAGATAACGTACAGTGTGTATTCTACGAGATATGATATTCTTCTTCCCTTTTTCTCGTCTGCTTTTTCTGTTTCTGTTCTGTTGTTCACTTGTTGTCCTGCTTTCTCAATGTTGCAGAAGATTTAATAATACAAAAGTACCAATGATACAGTGTGGGGCCTATGCATAAATTCATTCATTGATCTGACAAAAGATTATGTTATTTGGGGTACTGTTAATATGAAAATAGTGAATACACCGGCCAAAAAAAAAGTAGTGAATACGTTTCTATAGCATTTCAATGCAATAAACCACCTTATGGAGTATGCATGTGTTGTGTTTGATACAACGTCTTCCTCACTTCCTTAAAAAGCTTGCATTGCTCAATTTGGTCTCTTTGCAGAAAGCAGTTAATAGATCTGATAGGGCGATGTATCATGCCGTGGTATGATTTATGAGCATGCGATCAGTGTTGAATACCATCATAGCTTGTCATCTCAATGAAGTGCTACATGCAGTTGTTGTGTTTGGCTAGAATGTCTCCACTTGCCATATGCCATCTTACAGGATTTTTTTTACCATTCTAATTTTTTATATTTGTTTGATGATTCATGAGTTCTTTTCCCGTCCATCCAGAAAATGCTTGTGCATTGGGAAATGTGATGTGGGCAGCCGCTTTCACCTACAACAGTGTGGTTGTGGAGACCAAACAGTTTTGCAAATTTTAGATTATGTTACCTGATGACTAACTTTTAGATACTTTGTATGTTGTGTCTACTATCTTCTGCAAAGACTAATGCTATCATCTTACCAGCCTTTAACATTATATAGTCTAGAAATTCCCGCAGCAATATGTGGTGTGTTACCTAGTTCATAGGATGATTTCGTCCCGCAATGCATATGATTATAGAGAGCATAAGTAAAATGGAAATCAGGGAGGTATCAAGGGTTTGCTGACCGATAGGAATCAGCGTCGCGGTTATACTCGCAAAGAATGTATTCCTTATTGTTCTCCTTATCCATGCAAACCTGCAATGTTTACAACGTTCAGAGGAAAAGAAGGGAAAAAAGAATGAGAAACAAGAAATGGAATGAA
This window encodes:
- the LOC119296189 gene encoding probable F-actin-capping protein subunit beta produces the protein MEAAMDLMRRMPPGSTETALNALLSLLPDHSLDLLSQVDLPLQVCMDKENNKEYILCEYNRDADSYRSPWSNIYEPPLEDGTVPSEEMRNLEVEANEVFSVYRDQYYEGGISSVYIWEDEDESFIGCFLIKKDGQGKRGYMQIGSWDAIHVIQVGPEEEGAAHYCLNSTVMLSLTTDNKQSGTFNLSGSIRRQMSMTLAVADGHLVNMGKMIEEMEGKLRNSLDQVYFGKTREMVCTLRPPPEVLNMRLPDS